Genomic DNA from Naumovozyma dairenensis CBS 421 chromosome 11, complete genome:
ATAAACTAAATGACCGAAAGaattcatttgaagaagaattgtTATTACGAGAGAAGCTACTTGGAGTATATACCATGTTTGGCTTATATGAAGAAGGAAGTTCAGAATTAGCTCTTATCAGGAAGTGTTTTACCGATACAGCAAAAGATTTACAGATACCAACTGGTGAACTTGAGTGTTCGTTGCAGTTCAACATTGATCATGAAAAGTCGATTTATAAAATGTTATCTAATAAAGCATTAaacaaatttgaatattataaatatttcttcattaaacAATATGGATTGTTTAAACTAGAAGCAATGACACCTACGGTACTTCTTAAAACGTACGAGCTAATTCGGACCTTTCTCTTTAAGATTGatagtatttttattgaatcGGTTCTTTTATTGGAATTcaagtatatatttattgacACAATAATAACCGATTTGGGAATTATGGAAAAAATGGCAACGTCACCTGTTTATTGCGAAATTATAGGGGAGTTGCTGTCTGTGAAGAGAGACTGTTGGATTCATGGTGTCCTATTAAATTCCTcatttcaattaattggGAAATCATATTCAGATGTAGCAACAGTCAAATACGAATTCGCTAAATTGAAGTCAACTTACGAAACAGAGGATATTTTACATAAGAATTTTTTcgaaaaaacaaaagaaattttatcTGTTTACGACAGATGTGGTGGAAAACGTCGACGAATTGTTGATATTCTTTCTGTTGAAATTGGCACGTTGCATTATCAAAGGAAGGAATATCAGAGCGctatttcattattcttttcatgTTACGAATATTATATGCAATCAAATTGGGATGTCATTGGgtttaatattttgaaaattttcgCTGACTCGTTATTACATTGTCCTGATTTGCAAGagattgaaattgatggtGAAAAGTTAGAAATGAGAACAATTTTAGGTGATGCTTCCTTAAATATCTTAAAAATGTCTTCtactgatgaagaaaaacgTCTTTGGTACGATAAATTCTTAAAAATACAaggaaattcaaaaaacttgaattttgaatatcCGATAGATAGATTCTTCAAATTGGGAAAGATAAAATTTGTTAAACTCCGAGTACCAAACAAGTACGGAATTGATATTGACATTGGTAATGAAGGTTTCCCTGATGATGTCGAAGTAAGCTCGATCAAATTGATCTTGGAGAATATTAAACACGACGACGTGGTCACCTTCGAAAATACAGAAAGttcattatttcttaaaCCAGGATCTAATTTTTGCGAATTAGAATGTAGGAACATAGCATTTGGTGAATTTGTGCCAATAAGTTTAAGTGTTTGTATTGCGAATACCAACTTCattaaatcttttaaaactgatgaacaagaagagaAGATTCAAATTGAGCGCTATTTCCACGAGGATAACGTTTCCTTGGCAATAGAACAAGCAAAATCTCAAAAATTAGGAGAATATTGTCTCGATgtaaagatattaaatttaaacaAAGTAGAATCCATAGATATCGATATAAAGGTTCGCAAGCTGGATAATGAAATTCATGAGGGGCAATCATACCCAATTAGTTTCGAACCAATAATGCAAGCatatgatgataatgagaATGAGAATGAGGAGAGTAGAGAAAATTTTGTTAcgaaatataatatcaaGAATCCAGAAAAAGACTCATTAATAgttccatattttttggCGTTACCTTTGATGTCATTTACATTAGATGTTACCATGAATTTTAAAATGAATGATACAGCATATAAAGAGATACAACAAATACCAATATACTGTAATTTACCTATCTCAGTGTCAGTTGAAGATATCTTCAAAAAGGATATGTTTTTTTACAAGTTTCTATTAAACTCTGTTAACCAAAAGGATCCTGTTTTTGTTTATGGTTgtaaattagaaaatgtTGATGCTTCTAAGTATGAAATTAGTGGTAGCTATACACCAGATGAACCGGTCTTATTAAGTACTGATCCGAATGAAAGTTGCTTGAATTGTTATCGTTTGAAGACTATGGATACATTTAATCCTGGGGATAAATTAGATCTTAAGATTTCGTATACATCTTTGAAAGAGATACTTGACTGTTTAGTTACtgattcaatattaattGAAGGAAATATCGATTTTTATAAAACGTTCGAGCAATGGAAACTGTATtggaatttgaaaatactTCCGTTTTTAAATTACGAttatgaattatatatgaaGGACAAAATTATAAAGTTGGAGGCAGATAAAAATGAGTGTCTGACAGTGAATGCGATATATAAACAGCTAAATCGTCTACCGATAGAGCAACAAGTCAAATGTAGGATGATATACtgtttgaagaaaatttctAACGGTATTCAAAtggatgatattgatatgACAGAATATTCCAAGAATACAAACTTAAGGGAAGTTGTTGTACCTGTTAGTCTTCCGGATTATGAGCCATTTTATTACGTCGAGTTTTTATCACAAGATGATAAACCATTGCCTAATCACAACTTTGAACCAGTTGACTTAGGAATTCCAGTCCCGTTCAAAGTTAGGATTGAAAACATGAATAAATTGTGGAGTCACGAACTAAACAATATGGTGTCACCACacatatttgaaataatgaGCAGTAATGAATGGTTTGTCACTGGTAAGAAAAGATTTGGTATAAAATCTGACATATTGGAGTATGATATATCTTTGGTTCCCTTAAAACGTGGATATCTACGGTTTCCGAACATTGAAATAACGTCCGAAATTAGGGAATCTATAAGGATAGATTTTTGTAATGAATCTGAATCGGTATTTGTATTTTAGTATATTTTGATGGATGTCATATGCTTTACATGAACTACGTTGTATTatagaaaagaattaaaatattttctttttttctttattgacAGCTACttacttttatttatatatccGTATTTGAAATGACCTTGCTAAAAAAAACACAATATATGTTGCAATTGTGCTCTGgtggaaaaatatatatatttctacATGTAATCGATTCCAATTGGCATGCTCATCGTATTCATACGTTCCTCCTCCACACATCAACAAGCTTCAACAGAGCTTATAACATGGAATGAGTCGCATCTTCTTCTGTGGTTTTCTCGGCGGAAAGCGTTCAAAAAAGAAGCGCTCGAATTTCCAGttattggaaaaaaaagcACACCATGGGAATTtgtttatcatttattgaaGGCAATAAGATATcaataacaacaagaaaaactCGATCACAAGCAAGCACCGCAAAGAGAGGGACAGTCGATGTTTTAAGAGATGGGATCGTCAATACATTATCCAAACTTCATTGCGAAACATATAAGGAAGCAAACTACCCCTTCTGCTGCTATGTCCTTTGATCCTACTTTGAAACAGAAAGAAAGTGGGGTCGGTACGGGTATTAGTACTCAGTCATCCGCTACTGGTACTACCGTCACTGgtactactactacttcTAAATTGTCTTTGGCTCTACAGGACTCACAGAGAACTATTGATAAGAAACACCAAGATGGATCACCCAGTGAAAACTCAGAGGATAAGTatgacgatgacgatgatgacgTATTTTCCGATGAATCATCCTgtgatgaaaaaaatgaagaatcattgaaagattataaGCCAGGTGGTTATCATCCTGCTTTTAAGGGAGAAGgttataaagaaaatagatACATCTTAGTGCGGAAGCTGGGATGGGGCCATTTCTCGACCGTTTGGTTGGCTTTGGATTCTGTTAATGGATCACATGTTGCCATGAAGATTGTTAGAAGTGATAAAGTATATACAGAGGCTGCGttagatgaaattaaacTCTTGAATCAATTGAGTAATTCACTGTCTACTGCTTATTTGGGCTCTAGACacattttgaaattattggatAATTTTATGCATGCTGGTCCCAATGGGAATCATGTCGTAATGGTATTTGAAGTTCTTGGAGAAAATTTATTGGCTttgattaaaaaatatgaacaTAGAGGTATCCCATTGATCTATGTTAAACAAATTTCcaaacaattattattgggGTTAGATTATATGCATAGGAAATGTGGAATTATACATACTGATATCAAACCAGAAAATGTTCTTATGGAGATTGGAGATGTGGAAGCTATTGTACAAATGGTAGAGTTATTAGATAGACAAAAAAGAGATCTAAGAAAATTGAGAAGAAACTTATCGGTTCATACAAACAATGTTAATATAGACAATACTGCAGTGCCTTCACCACAGAATCATCCAGAAGATCCACCACCTTATTCTCATGCTAATGGTAGTAACccttcattttctaaatctttttcaaattcatacTCGCGatatcaaatgatgaacGGCACTCCAGTTACAAATAATAGCGGGTCTGGCGCTGCCAATATAAATAGTAGGAATAATagcattaataataataataataataataacaatttaCAAAGAATACCAAGTAGAAGACCAAGAAGAAATACAATCATTACAGGATCACAACCTCTACCTTCTCCATTAAgttcttcaaatttctttgaaatgaaaaatcaatttttacAACATAGTATGagtaacaataacaatagcctaatcaattcaaatttggaaaatatttccaCAAACAGCAGTCTTTCATCATCTCATGCATTCTCTACTTTATTATCACATTCAAGAAGTAATATGGCCCTAAGTAATGGCAATAGTAACGCTAATGCATTCCTAAAATACGGCTCaataaacaacaataattcTGAATTAACAGGTActgatattaataatcaAAGTGTAACTTCAACAACACCAACAATAGAGAATAATAACGCTATTCATAATTTAGTAATAACAGAAGATCAAAATTTAGcaaattctttatcttcttttgaaatatcaGAACACGGATTAGAAAACTCCGCTAGGAGACTCGATTCAAAtaacgaagaagaagaacagCAGGAAGAAGGTGATTCGAacatcattgaaattaaaattgCTGATCTTGGTAACGCATGTTGGTACGATGAACATTATACAAATTCTATTCAAACTAGAGAATACAGATCTCCAGAAGTCTTAATAGGAGCACCATGGGGTTGTAGTGCAGATATTTGGTCTACCGCATGTTTAATATTCGAATTAATTACTGgtgattttttatttgaacCAGATGAAGGACATTCATACactaaagatgatgatcaTATTGCACAAATTATGGAATTGTTAGGTGAATTACCTCCATATCTTTTGAACAATGGGAAATATACAAggaatttctttaattctCGTGGCcaattaagaaatatagcgaaattgaaattttggCCACTACAGGACGTTCTTgtggaaaaatataaatttgaaCCGTTAGAAGCAAAAGAAATTGCTGATTTCTTATTACCAATGTTACAATTAGATCCAAGGAAAAGAGCTGATGCTGGTGGGCTAGTAAACCATCCATGGTTAAAAGATACTTTAGGaatggaaaatattacaatGCCGGATAGACCATTATATGGGAGTGGTAGTGATATTCCAGGTTGGTTTCAAGAAGTTTCTGGACATAAGACGCACTGACatcattgttttttttcttacctttcaaaactttccctcttcttcttttttgcGTTATACgagaaataatattctgtTAAATCAACtctctttttcttttttcatttctcTCCCTCCGTCGATGAACCAATAGTACGAATGAATAAGACTTTATTAACATACTTTTTGTATGGAACTTTTTATATACAATTGTTTACCTTAATCTAATTccctttttttctttttctgtTACCgcctttttttattattaatcgAAGAACATTGTAGAATCTACAAAAAAATGCTTGTGCTTTTTCGTGTCtcattcaatgaaataataccaatatgTGTGTACAAAAAGAAACGAAATCAGTACTTTTTAATGAAGGATATAATGGTTCTCTACAATCAagtaaattttcattataataCGCTGCTGCAATTATTTTATAGAGTTACAGGATAAGGAAGGAAAAGTGCAAATACTAAGTAATCATTTAATTACTATTACATTAGGAggtaaataaatatttttaagaaCTGAGCGAGTTTCATAGTTAGGAAAGGTATATAATTACAAAAGGTTTATATAGTCTAGAATAATAGAATACATAATGTataaaaagatatatattgaaagacctcatttaaataaaaataatcgTAGAACataaaaatgaatcatTTCGAGCTGTAGAATCCGACCGACATATTGCGAATGGGTATCGATGACGGAAGAATAACAGTTGTGATATAGAATAGTTTTGCAAGTGTGCGGTAAAGGTACGTCAAATTCATAATAAAGCACTAATCAAGCCAGTAAACAGAGTCATGAAACTAGATTGATAAATTGGAATGGATAAGAAGTCAGCAGCACCGCTACTTCTAGAAGCAGATGATgtcgaagaagaagaggaggaggaggaggaaaaggaggaggaggaagTAGATACTGAAGAGGAAATTCTTGATTGAGAGgtagaagaagacgaaCTTGAAGCGATATTAGCAGTGGAGACAcctttcaaattatttatcaAGTTTGAAGAAGCATAGCTTAATGTGGCAGAAACTTCATCACCATTTGAGTCTTTGATTGTATAATTAAATGTGGTTGGGACATCATAATCATCTAATAACTTACCAACGTTTGTACCATTAACACCATATTTGATCAAATTCGCGATGGTATCAGGTTGCTTTGGTAATGTGAAATTTTTAACACCGAAATCGGAATAAGACGATTGAATTCGGGAAGCATCacatttatatattgtaGAGTTA
This window encodes:
- the TRS130 gene encoding transport protein particle complex II subunit TRS130 (similar to Saccharomyces cerevisiae TRS130 (YMR218C); ancestral locus Anc_8.735), which codes for MLDSIQGVSISYFDPFDVFNTVKNEFLQILPFEDLHWKLPNGTVKTIERLPVNLCLEYTDNRKEHVLQPFIKFIVVNCISIDDYRSKVRPLLRQWLPSVQEVSENEGNLKLKSMPIILLYANSEVMDEKLFKSVSLIEKVTKDFPDVSALELKSIYKSPKEKEEFWNQLSQNLKSFLLDVFQHRLNYLIHKLNDRKNSFEEELLLREKLLGVYTMFGLYEEGSSELALIRKCFTDTAKDLQIPTGELECSLQFNIDHEKSIYKMLSNKALNKFEYYKYFFIKQYGLFKLEAMTPTVLLKTYELIRTFLFKIDSIFIESVLLLEFKYIFIDTIITDLGIMEKMATSPVYCEIIGELLSVKRDCWIHGVLLNSSFQLIGKSYSDVATVKYEFAKLKSTYETEDILHKNFFEKTKEILSVYDRCGGKRRRIVDILSVEIGTLHYQRKEYQSAISLFFSCYEYYMQSNWDVIGFNILKIFADSLLHCPDLQEIEIDGEKLEMRTILGDASLNILKMSSTDEEKRLWYDKFLKIQGNSKNLNFEYPIDRFFKLGKIKFVKLRVPNKYGIDIDIGNEGFPDDVEVSSIKLILENIKHDDVVTFENTESSLFLKPGSNFCELECRNIAFGEFVPISLSVCIANTNFIKSFKTDEQEEKIQIERYFHEDNVSLAIEQAKSQKLGEYCLDVKILNLNKVESIDIDIKVRKLDNEIHEGQSYPISFEPIMQAYDDNENENEESRENFVTKYNIKNPEKDSLIVPYFLALPLMSFTLDVTMNFKMNDTAYKEIQQIPIYCNLPISVSVEDIFKKDMFFYKFLLNSVNQKDPVFVYGCKLENVDASKYEISGSYTPDEPVLLSTDPNESCLNCYRLKTMDTFNPGDKLDLKISYTSLKEILDCLVTDSILIEGNIDFYKTFEQWKLYWNLKILPFLNYDYELYMKDKIIKLEADKNECLTVNAIYKQLNRLPIEQQVKCRMIYCLKKISNGIQMDDIDMTEYSKNTNLREVVVPVSLPDYEPFYYVEFLSQDDKPLPNHNFEPVDLGIPVPFKVRIENMNKLWSHELNNMVSPHIFEIMSSNEWFVTGKKRFGIKSDILEYDISLVPLKRGYLRFPNIEITSEIRESIRIDFCNESESVFVF
- the SKY1 gene encoding serine/threonine protein kinase SKY1 (similar to Saccharomyces cerevisiae SKY1 (YMR216C); ancestral locus Anc_8.732), with the translated sequence MGSSIHYPNFIAKHIRKQTTPSAAMSFDPTLKQKESGVGTGISTQSSATGTTVTGTTTTSKLSLALQDSQRTIDKKHQDGSPSENSEDKYDDDDDDVFSDESSCDEKNEESLKDYKPGGYHPAFKGEGYKENRYILVRKLGWGHFSTVWLALDSVNGSHVAMKIVRSDKVYTEAALDEIKLLNQLSNSLSTAYLGSRHILKLLDNFMHAGPNGNHVVMVFEVLGENLLALIKKYEHRGIPLIYVKQISKQLLLGLDYMHRKCGIIHTDIKPENVLMEIGDVEAIVQMVELLDRQKRDLRKLRRNLSVHTNNVNIDNTAVPSPQNHPEDPPPYSHANGSNPSFSKSFSNSYSRYQMMNGTPVTNNSGSGAANINSRNNSINNNNNNNNNLQRIPSRRPRRNTIITGSQPLPSPLSSSNFFEMKNQFLQHSMSNNNNSLINSNLENISTNSSLSSSHAFSTLLSHSRSNMALSNGNSNANAFLKYGSINNNNSELTGTDINNQSVTSTTPTIENNNAIHNLVITEDQNLANSLSSFEISEHGLENSARRLDSNNEEEEQQEEGDSNIIEIKIADLGNACWYDEHYTNSIQTREYRSPEVLIGAPWGCSADIWSTACLIFELITGDFLFEPDEGHSYTKDDDHIAQIMELLGELPPYLLNNGKYTRNFFNSRGQLRNIAKLKFWPLQDVLVEKYKFEPLEAKEIADFLLPMLQLDPRKRADAGGLVNHPWLKDTLGMENITMPDRPLYGSGSDIPGWFQEVSGHKTH